A part of Streptomyces sp. NBC_01235 genomic DNA contains:
- a CDS encoding alpha/beta hydrolase, with product MLAKLSRRPGLRRCALAATAALTLLGAGLPTATANRNGDGDDRPDLSRFYGQKVTWSACTGDGMPDDLQCAKLTVPLDYARPKAGTLDLALARYRATGDKRGSVVLNFGGPGGAGVPELAYSGKEFMDLTDSYDVVTFDPRGVGRSSPVSCGDGEENGLGALDDDSALADPRALLARLKQAAADCTKHSGPVLPHIGTVDAARDLDVLRRALGDKKLNYLGFSYGTRLGAVYAARFPDRVGRLVLDGVDTLTEPLTEQGVAGARGQQVALDDFIGWCAKDIACPFGQDPRLGREEVVRLVRSLDEDPVPTDFGDDFSGQDLVGALGQGLYSRELWPLLERALAQLIESGDASGVLGFVTGGFAFPLPLPVPLRAPGRVEPSPGALVDEENVPLDNLPAALMAINCADDPDRPTAAQFTTGLERLRTAYDKASPVFGQYRLTEVLMCYGRPKGTDFIREEVKDLHTPKMLLVGTRGDPATPYRWTVETAQRLGSSAVVLDNKGEGHTGYGSSKCVHRKVDDFLMYGSLPPSGSSCGPDEDDD from the coding sequence ATGCTGGCCAAGCTGTCGAGGCGGCCCGGGCTGCGACGCTGCGCGCTCGCCGCGACCGCCGCACTGACCCTGCTGGGCGCGGGCCTGCCGACGGCCACCGCGAACCGGAACGGCGACGGCGACGACCGTCCCGACCTGTCCCGGTTCTACGGCCAGAAGGTCACCTGGTCGGCGTGCACGGGCGACGGCATGCCCGACGACCTGCAGTGCGCCAAGCTGACCGTCCCCCTCGACTACGCCCGCCCCAAGGCCGGCACGCTCGACCTCGCGCTCGCCCGCTACCGGGCCACGGGCGACAAGCGCGGCTCGGTGGTGCTCAACTTCGGCGGTCCCGGCGGCGCCGGTGTCCCTGAACTCGCCTACAGCGGCAAGGAGTTCATGGATCTGACCGACAGCTACGACGTGGTCACCTTCGACCCCCGGGGTGTCGGCCGCTCCTCCCCCGTCAGCTGCGGGGACGGCGAGGAGAACGGGCTGGGCGCCCTGGACGACGACTCGGCTCTCGCCGATCCACGGGCACTCCTCGCCCGGCTGAAGCAGGCCGCCGCCGACTGCACGAAGCACTCCGGCCCGGTCCTGCCGCACATCGGCACGGTCGACGCGGCGCGGGACCTGGACGTGCTGCGCCGGGCGCTCGGCGACAAGAAGCTCAACTATCTCGGCTTCTCCTACGGCACCCGGCTCGGCGCGGTCTACGCCGCCCGGTTCCCCGACCGGGTGGGCCGGCTGGTCCTCGACGGCGTCGACACGCTGACCGAACCGCTCACGGAGCAGGGGGTCGCGGGTGCCCGGGGGCAGCAGGTGGCCCTGGACGACTTCATCGGCTGGTGCGCGAAGGACATCGCCTGCCCGTTCGGGCAGGATCCGCGCCTTGGCCGCGAGGAGGTCGTACGGCTCGTACGCTCGCTCGACGAGGATCCGGTGCCGACGGACTTCGGCGACGACTTCTCCGGCCAGGACCTCGTCGGCGCTCTCGGGCAGGGGCTGTACAGCAGGGAGCTGTGGCCGCTGCTGGAGCGGGCGCTGGCCCAGCTCATCGAGAGCGGGGACGCCAGTGGGGTCCTGGGTTTCGTGACCGGCGGCTTCGCCTTCCCGCTTCCGCTGCCCGTCCCCCTTCGGGCTCCGGGCCGCGTCGAGCCCTCTCCCGGGGCGCTCGTCGACGAGGAGAACGTCCCCCTCGACAACCTGCCCGCTGCGCTGATGGCGATCAACTGCGCGGACGATCCGGACCGTCCGACCGCCGCGCAGTTCACCACGGGTCTCGAACGGCTGCGGACCGCGTACGACAAGGCGTCACCGGTGTTCGGGCAGTACCGCCTCACCGAGGTCCTGATGTGCTACGGCCGCCCCAAGGGCACCGACTTCATCCGCGAGGAGGTGAAGGACCTGCACACGCCGAAGATGCTCCTGGTCGGCACGCGCGGCGACCCGGCGACACCGTACCGCTGGACCGTGGAGACGGCGCAGCGGCTCGGGTCCTCGGCCGTGGTGCTCGACAACAAGGGCGAGGGCCACACCGGTTACGGGTCGTCCAAGTGCGTGCACCGCAAGGTCGACGACTTCCTGATGTACGGCTCCCTCCCGCCCAGCGGCAGCTCCTGCGGGCCCGACGAGGACGACGACTGA